Proteins from a single region of Oryza brachyantha chromosome 6, ObraRS2, whole genome shotgun sequence:
- the LOC102700071 gene encoding U-box domain-containing protein 15-like, protein MLRTGVAEAEPSGRQLSDGDLLDELLATANSARAFQEFRQSQRKECFNLLRWLQLLLPLVQELRESAPPLSDDAYHRLALLGRAFQAARRLLRCCHDGSKIYLTLESEAVMGRFRAVYEKINTALDGMPYADLGVSDEVKEQVELINTQLKRSKKRTDTQDMELAMDLMVILQSQEHDGNNADRPILERLAKRLELQSLADLRAETMAIKKLINSSERADSTSQMVDLLQRLKAIAGVDEKNILGEVSIPKYLEKCPSLVIPNDFLCPISLEIMTDPVIIATGRTYERRSIQKWLDAGQKTCPKTQQPLAHLSLAPNYALKNLIMQWCDKNKVEIQLIGESPPPEPPEDPKVVIPSLVKDLSSPHLDVQRKAVKKIRTLSKENPENRLLVTDSGGIPALIGLLPYPDKKIQENTVTSLLNLSIDEGNKLLIAKGGAIPFIIEVLRNGSVEGQENSAAALFSLSMVDENKVAIGALGGIAPLVDLLQNGTIRGKKDASTAIFNLMLNNPNKLRAIEAGILPALLKLLDDNKAAMVDEALSIFLLLASHSTCRAEVGTDHFVDMLVRIIKDGTPKNKECALSVLLELGLANNALMAHALCSGLHDHLADVAKNGTSRAQRKANSLIQLARKCS, encoded by the exons ATGCTGCGGACGGgcgtggcggaggcggagccgTCGGGGCGGCAGCTGTCCGACGGGGACCTGCTGGATGAGCtgctggcgacggcgaactCGGCGCGCGCGTTCCAGGAGTTCCGGCAGTCGCAGCGCAAGGAGTGCTTCAACCTCCTCCGCTGGCTGCAGCTGCTCCTCCCCCTCGTCCAGGAGCTCCGCGAGTccgcccctcccctctccgaCGACGCCTACCACCGCCTGGCCCTCCTCGGCCGCGCCTTCCaggccgcccgccgcctcctccgctgcTGCCACGACGGCAGCAAGATCTACCTCACCCTCGAGAGCGAGGCCGTCATGGGCAGGTTCCGCGCCGTCTACGAGAAGATCAACACGGCGCTCGACGGCATGCCCTACGCCGACCTGGGCGTCTCCGACGAGGTGAAGGAGCAGGTGGAGCTCATCAACACGCAGCTGAAGCGGAGCAAGAAGCGGACGGACACGCAGGACATGGAGCTGGCCATGGACCTGATGGTGATCCTGCAGAGCCAGGAGCACGACGGCAACAACGCCGACCGCCCCATCCTGGAGAGGCTGGCCAAGAGGCTGGAGCTGCAGAGCCTCGCCGACCTCCGCGCCGAGACCATGGCcatcaagaagctcatcaacaGCAGCGAGCGCGCCGACAGCACCAGCCAGATGGTCGACCTCCTCCAGCGCCTCAAGGCCATCGCCGGCGTGGACGAGAAGAACATCCTCGGCGAGGTCTCCATCCCCAAGTACCTGGAGAAGTGCCCCTCCCTCGTGATCCCCAACGACTTCCTCTGCCCCATCTCCCTCGAGATCATGACGGACCCCGTCATCATCGCCACTGGCCGG ACTTACGAGCGCCGGAGCATCCAGAAATGGCTGGACGCCGGGCAGAAGACGTGCCCCAAGACGCAGCAGCCGCTGGCGCATCTCTCGCTGGCGCCAAACTACGCGCTCAAGAACCTCATCATGCAATGGTGCGACAAGAACAAGGTGGAGATCCAGCTCATCggggagtcgccgccgcccgagccgccggaGGATCCCAAGGTGGTCATCCCGTCGCTGGTGAAGGACCTCTCGTCGCCTCACCTCGACGTGCAGCGCAAGGCCGTCAAGAAGATCCGGACGCTGTCCAAGGAGAACCCCGAGAACAGGCTGCTCGTCACCGACAGCGGCGGCATCCCGGCGCTCATCGGCCTCCTCCCTTACCCGGACAAGAAGATCCAGGAGAACACCGTCACCTCGCTGCTCAACCTCTCCATCGACGAGGGCAACAAGCTCCTCATCGCCAAAGGCGGAGCCATCCCCTTCATCATCGAGGTGCTCCGGAACGGCAGCGTGGAGGGCCAGgagaactcggcggcggccctgTTCAGCCTCTCCATGGTGGACGAGAACAAGGTCGCCATCGGAGCCCTCGGCGGCATAGCTCCACTGGTCGACCTCCTGCAGAACGGCACCATTAGAGGCAAGAAGGACGCCTCCACCGCCATCTTCAACCTCATGCTCAACAACCCCAACAAGCTGAGGGCCATCGAGGCAGGCATCCTGCCCGCACTGCTCAAGCTGCTCGACGACAACAAGGCCGCCATGGTTGACGAGGCGCTCTCCATCTTCCTCCTGCTGGCGTCCCACTCCACGTGCCGGGCCGAGGTTGGGACGGACCACTTCGTCGACATGCTTGTGCGGATCATCAAGGATGGGACTCCCAAGAACAAGGAGTGCGCGCTCTCGGTTCTGCTCGAGCTAGGCTTGGCCAACAATGCTCTCATGGCGCACGCGCTCTGCTCTGGTCTCCATGATCATCTCGCCGACGTCGCAAAGAACGGCACAAGCAGAGCACAGAGGAAGGCCAATTCTTTGATTCAGCTTGCTCGCAAGTGTTCATGA
- the LOC102700352 gene encoding zinc finger protein 36-like, whose translation MGGASAKVFVHHHVLGGGVAGGAGGDEPSKPWLSLKSAHEADAVASWRDKLAAMTAAAERDGRFRCPLCDRHFSTEKAVHGHMRSHPGRGWRGMEPPREPSPGELAADGKRYRYVCALCKAPFETRQALGGHRASHSSKKGCSWHARQLAMEMAKPPKHDFNLNDLSPEAQAAAAAAEAAAAEAGHGKASSTDEEAEKDDELA comes from the coding sequence ATGGGTGGTGCTTCCGCCAAGGTGTTCGTGCACCACCAtgtcctcggcggcggcgtggccgggggcgccggcggcgacgagcccAGCAAGCCGTGGCTGTCCCTCAAGTCGGCGCACGAGGCGGACGCCGTCGCGAGCTGGCGCGACAAGCTGGCGGCGatgaccgccgccgcggaacgCGACGGCCGGTTCCGGTGCCCCCTGTGCGACCGCCACTTCAGCACGGAGAAGGCGGTGCATGGGCACATGCGCAGCCACCcggggcgcgggtggcgcggcATGGAGCCGCCGCGCGAGCCGTCCcccggcgagctcgccgccgacgggaAGCGGTACCGGTACGTGTGCGCCCTGTGCAAGGCCCCGTTCGAGACGCGCCAGGCGCtcggcggccaccgcgccAGCCACAGCAGCAAGAAGGGCTGCTCCTGGCACGCCAGGCAGCTCGCCATGGAGATGGCCAAGCCGCCCAAGCACGATTTCAACCTCAACGATCTGTCGCCggaggcgcaggcggcggcggcggcggcggaagctgctgctgctgaagcTGGACATGGCAAGGCTTCCAGTACAGATGAGGAGGCGGAGAAAGATGATGAACTGGCTTAA